One window of Nostoc sp. C052 genomic DNA carries:
- a CDS encoding ParA family protein produces MPKIIAILNGKGGVGKTTTAVNLAANFAKKKKVLLIDADIQGSASWWFGRSQQGMGFDLSQETDPTLLSDLGKITGYDLVVVDTPPALRSEALVAVVAIANYLVLPTPPAAMDLAILVETVKEAVIPVGTPHRVLLTKVDTRSLGEAQEAKNTLTRLGIPTCNTFIRAYKAHERAALEGVAITQWRGGNAREAELDYRRAADELQRDWRKE; encoded by the coding sequence GTGCCAAAAATCATCGCTATTCTTAACGGTAAAGGAGGAGTCGGTAAAACGACTACCGCAGTCAATCTGGCTGCAAACTTTGCGAAGAAAAAAAAGGTGCTGTTGATTGACGCAGATATTCAAGGTTCTGCTAGTTGGTGGTTTGGACGCAGTCAACAGGGAATGGGATTTGATTTATCTCAAGAAACCGATCCCACACTTTTAAGTGATTTAGGAAAGATAACAGGTTACGATTTAGTAGTGGTGGATACACCTCCCGCCCTACGCTCTGAAGCATTAGTGGCGGTAGTTGCGATCGCAAATTATCTGGTTTTGCCTACACCCCCAGCCGCAATGGATTTAGCAATCCTCGTGGAAACAGTCAAGGAAGCCGTCATTCCCGTGGGAACCCCCCATCGGGTATTGCTCACCAAAGTCGATACGCGCAGTCTGGGGGAAGCGCAAGAAGCAAAAAACACTCTCACTCGCTTAGGTATTCCTACTTGTAATACCTTCATCCGTGCTTATAAAGCTCATGAACGAGCAGCACTAGAAGGTGTAGCGATTACTCAATGGCGAGGAGGAAATGCACGGGAGGCGGAATTAGACTACCGCCGTGCAGCTGATGAATTACAGCGTGATTGGAGAAAAGAATAA
- a CDS encoding alpha-ketoacid dehydrogenase subunit beta, which yields MAETLFFNALREAIDEEMARDSSVFVLGEDVGHYGGSYKVTKDLYQKYGELRVLDTPIAENSFTGMAVGAAMTGLRPIIEGMNMGFLLLAFNQIANNAGMLRYTSGGNFKIPMVIRGPGGVGRQLGAEHSQRLETYFQAVPGLKIVACSTPRNAKGLLKSAIRNDNPVLFFEHVLLYNLKEDLPEEEYLLPLDKAEIVRPGKDVTIITYSRMRHHVVQAVKTLEKQGYDPEVIDLISLKPLDFDTIGASIRKTHKVIVVEESMRTAGIGAEVIASINDRLFDELDAPVLRLSSQDIPTPYNGNLERLTIVQPEQIVEAVEKMVALRV from the coding sequence ATGGCAGAAACACTATTCTTCAACGCCTTACGGGAAGCCATTGACGAAGAAATGGCACGTGACTCCAGCGTATTCGTTCTCGGTGAAGATGTTGGACACTACGGCGGTTCCTATAAAGTTACCAAAGACCTGTACCAAAAATATGGCGAACTCCGCGTTCTAGACACCCCCATCGCTGAAAATAGCTTTACAGGCATGGCCGTCGGAGCAGCAATGACTGGCTTGCGTCCGATTATTGAAGGCATGAATATGGGGTTTTTACTGCTCGCCTTCAACCAAATAGCCAACAACGCCGGAATGCTACGCTATACCTCTGGTGGTAACTTTAAAATTCCGATGGTAATTCGCGGCCCTGGCGGTGTTGGAAGACAGCTAGGCGCAGAACATTCCCAACGATTAGAAACTTACTTTCAAGCTGTGCCAGGGTTGAAAATTGTTGCCTGCTCCACACCAAGAAACGCTAAAGGACTACTGAAATCCGCTATCCGCAATGATAATCCGGTGTTGTTCTTTGAACACGTTCTGCTTTACAACTTAAAAGAAGATTTACCAGAAGAAGAATACTTACTACCTCTGGATAAAGCAGAAATTGTCCGTCCAGGAAAAGATGTGACAATTATTACTTACTCGCGGATGCGCCATCATGTGGTGCAAGCAGTAAAAACTCTTGAAAAACAAGGATACGATCCAGAAGTTATCGATTTAATATCTCTCAAACCATTAGATTTTGATACCATTGGTGCATCAATACGTAAAACTCATAAAGTCATTGTTGTAGAAGAATCCATGCGAACTGCGGGTATTGGAGCAGAAGTCATCGCTTCCATAAACGATCGCTTATTCGATGAATTAGATGCGCCAGTACTGCGGCTTTCTTCCCAAGATATTCCCACACCCTATAACGGCAATCTGGAGCGACTGACAATTGTCCAACCAGAGCAAATAGTAGAAGCCGTGGAAAAAATGGTAGCGTTGCGAGTTTAG
- the secD gene encoding protein translocase subunit SecD: MQRQRSLLILILVLIIAAITVIATIPIPLGLDLRGGSQLTIQVKPSADVPKITERELEGVKKVVEGRINGLGVSEPVIQTVGADKILVQLPGVNDPEQAERVLGGTAQLEFRTQKANTETQLLAFQASRAELKAKQEELKKSTDKAAIVKNQEDLKKNNQAIAELFESTNPPLIGKYLKDAYGEPTQGNNWNVAIRFDQKGGELFTNLTKNLAGTGRSIGVFLDNELISAPTVGIEFAATGITGGSAVITGRFTAQQANDLGVQLRGGALPVPVEIAERRTVGATLGRDSIQSSIYAGVGGLTLVLIFMVVYYRLPGLIADVSLVIYSLLTWSTFALLGVTLTLPGIAGFILSIGMAVDANVLIFERTREELRAGKSLYRSVESGFYRAFSSILDSNVTTWIACAALFWLGSGLVKGFALTLALGVAVSMFTAITCSRTLLFLAISIPSLRKTELFCPNLPAANKAEVTP, encoded by the coding sequence ATGCAAAGACAGCGATCGCTATTAATTTTGATTTTAGTCCTGATAATCGCCGCTATTACGGTGATTGCCACAATTCCGATACCCTTGGGACTGGACTTGCGCGGAGGTTCACAGCTTACAATTCAGGTGAAACCATCAGCAGATGTACCCAAAATCACCGAAAGAGAATTGGAAGGTGTAAAGAAAGTTGTCGAAGGCCGGATTAATGGTTTGGGTGTTTCTGAGCCAGTGATCCAAACAGTCGGCGCAGATAAAATATTGGTGCAACTACCAGGAGTAAACGATCCAGAGCAAGCTGAACGGGTGCTAGGGGGTACGGCACAGTTAGAATTTCGTACCCAAAAGGCAAATACAGAAACTCAACTACTTGCTTTTCAAGCATCTAGAGCCGAATTGAAAGCCAAGCAAGAAGAGTTGAAAAAGAGTACCGACAAAGCAGCAATTGTCAAGAATCAAGAAGATTTAAAGAAAAATAATCAAGCGATCGCAGAATTGTTTGAAAGCACCAATCCACCCCTAATTGGCAAATACCTCAAGGATGCTTATGGTGAACCCACTCAAGGTAACAACTGGAATGTTGCCATTCGCTTCGACCAAAAGGGTGGTGAACTGTTTACCAATTTAACGAAAAATCTCGCCGGGACTGGGCGTAGCATTGGTGTTTTTCTGGACAATGAACTGATCAGCGCCCCTACCGTGGGTATAGAATTTGCCGCCACTGGTATTACTGGTGGTTCTGCCGTGATCACAGGACGATTTACCGCCCAACAAGCCAATGACTTAGGTGTACAGCTACGCGGTGGCGCATTACCCGTACCAGTAGAAATTGCAGAAAGGCGGACGGTTGGAGCAACCTTGGGTAGAGATAGTATTCAAAGCAGTATTTATGCTGGGGTCGGTGGTTTGACTTTAGTATTAATATTCATGGTGGTTTACTATCGCCTACCAGGATTAATTGCGGATGTATCACTAGTGATTTATTCCCTCTTAACTTGGTCAACCTTTGCTTTATTAGGTGTCACCCTAACTTTGCCAGGAATTGCTGGTTTTATTCTCAGTATTGGGATGGCAGTTGATGCCAATGTGCTAATTTTTGAAAGGACACGAGAAGAATTGCGGGCGGGTAAATCTCTGTATCGTTCTGTGGAATCTGGTTTTTATCGGGCATTTTCTAGTATTTTAGATAGCAACGTCACTACATGGATTGCTTGTGCTGCCCTGTTTTGGCTGGGGTCTGGTTTAGTCAAAGGCTTTGCTCTTACCTTAGCTTTGGGGGTAGCTGTAAGTATGTTTACAGCAATTACCTGTAGTCGGACATTGCTGTTTTTGGCAATTTCAATTCCTTCTTTGCGGAAGACAGAACTTTTCTGTCCAAACCTGCCAGCAGCGAATAAGGCAGAGGTGACTCCATGA
- the secF gene encoding protein translocase subunit SecF, with translation MKLHINKSRSLWWSISAAIILAGIISMVISWQQPNIHAPLRPGLDFIGGTRLQFVRDCTKPGNCDKPININAVREVAKAQGLGDSSIQLVSENGAENGVLIRSKDLTVDQRTKLQNALSQEIGVFDPQKNQIDSVGPTLGKELFTSGVLALIVSFIGITIYMSFRFQLDYAVFAIVALFHDILITVGAFSILGLVAGIEVDSLFIVALLTITGFSVNDTVVIYDRIRETIKIHPEQPIAEIVDDAVNQTLTRSINTTLTVLLTLSAIFLFGGETLKNFSLALIIGFTMGAYSSIFIASTLLTWWREYRGKSQVVESAESIDTSPTSQDS, from the coding sequence ATGAAACTGCATATAAACAAATCGCGATCGCTTTGGTGGAGTATTTCTGCCGCGATCATTCTTGCTGGTATCATCTCAATGGTGATTTCTTGGCAACAACCCAATATTCACGCACCCCTACGCCCCGGTTTAGATTTTATCGGTGGTACGCGGTTGCAGTTTGTTCGAGATTGTACCAAACCTGGTAACTGCGACAAACCAATTAATATCAACGCTGTCCGGGAAGTAGCAAAAGCGCAGGGACTAGGTGATAGTAGTATCCAACTTGTCTCCGAAAATGGTGCAGAAAATGGTGTACTAATTCGGTCAAAAGATTTGACTGTCGATCAGCGTACCAAGTTACAAAACGCTTTGAGCCAAGAAATCGGCGTTTTTGACCCGCAAAAAAACCAGATTGACTCCGTTGGCCCCACCTTGGGAAAAGAACTGTTTACATCCGGGGTATTAGCTCTGATAGTTTCCTTCATCGGTATTACTATCTATATGAGCTTCCGCTTTCAGTTAGATTATGCTGTGTTTGCGATCGTTGCCCTATTCCACGATATCTTGATTACAGTCGGGGCTTTTTCAATTTTGGGTTTGGTGGCAGGCATCGAAGTAGATAGCCTTTTTATCGTCGCCTTACTGACGATCACAGGTTTCTCAGTCAACGACACAGTAGTAATTTACGATCGCATCCGGGAAACCATTAAAATCCATCCTGAACAGCCGATTGCCGAAATAGTAGATGATGCAGTTAACCAAACCCTCACAAGATCAATCAACACAACCTTAACCGTATTACTGACATTATCTGCAATCTTTCTGTTTGGCGGAGAAACACTGAAAAACTTTTCCCTGGCTTTAATTATTGGCTTCACGATGGGGGCTTATTCGAGTATTTTCATCGCTAGTACGCTGCTTACCTGGTGGCGAGAGTACAGGGGTAAATCCCAGGTGGTAGAGAGTGCGGAGTCGATTGATACTTCTCCCACTTCTCAAGATAGTTAA
- a CDS encoding GNAT family N-acetyltransferase, with the protein MNDLQIQFSDRKSEIDLYQLQELLNVSAFWAKGRSIEDLGIAIANSEPVISVCLRDRLIGFARATSDGIYRATIWDVVIHPEYQHSGLGSNLVETVLNHPRMRFVERVYLMTTHQQGFYEKIGFQPNTTTTMVLHNLANRVFVVATEVQLQESLGG; encoded by the coding sequence ATGAACGATCTTCAAATTCAATTTAGCGATCGCAAGTCTGAAATTGACCTTTACCAACTCCAAGAACTGTTAAATGTTTCCGCTTTCTGGGCAAAGGGACGCAGTATTGAGGATTTAGGGATAGCTATTGCCAACAGTGAGCCAGTGATTTCTGTTTGCCTTCGCGATCGACTCATTGGCTTTGCCAGAGCAACATCTGATGGCATATATCGCGCCACAATTTGGGATGTTGTCATTCATCCAGAGTATCAACATAGTGGGTTGGGCAGCAATTTAGTAGAAACCGTTTTAAATCACCCCCGAATGAGGTTTGTTGAGCGTGTTTACCTGATGACTACTCACCAGCAGGGTTTCTACGAAAAGATTGGTTTTCAACCCAACACTACCACTACGATGGTGCTACACAACCTAGCTAACCGTGTTTTTGTTGTTGCTACAGAAGTTCAGCTTCAGGAATCACTAGGGGGATAG
- a CDS encoding sensor histidine kinase KdpD, protein MNWSNWIYLGVGIALGMVFRQLFGRWLRPTQALPNVLSSSSPVAPLAEEDTPPISQQLQQTHLAYLMAREMSLFKAGFLARTTHELRSPFNGLIGLHQLILSDLCENPAEEREFIAQAHERTLKLLKLMDEILNVARAEHGTNKLDIQPRPLAQILEEVHDLTYMLAANRNFPLQLLPADPEIYVLTDYLWLRQVLISLIDTAIAQMEEGSICISSSTIPTNNFINIWLDVPTHAVSWSEPIDLLKSEDIPTQIDEKNAALSPGMRLLINQTLVEVMGGKLEILPSTIVKEPLQQLSRLQISIPLVIPEAELL, encoded by the coding sequence ATGAATTGGAGCAACTGGATATATCTAGGAGTAGGAATAGCTCTAGGTATGGTTTTCCGTCAGTTATTTGGGCGATGGCTACGCCCAACCCAGGCATTGCCTAATGTTTTATCTAGCTCATCCCCAGTCGCGCCATTAGCTGAAGAGGATACGCCACCAATATCGCAACAGCTACAGCAAACCCATCTGGCATACCTGATGGCAAGGGAAATGAGCCTATTTAAAGCTGGTTTTTTGGCGCGGACTACTCATGAATTGCGATCGCCTTTTAATGGTCTAATTGGCTTACATCAGTTAATTTTGTCAGATTTGTGTGAAAATCCAGCTGAAGAGCGAGAATTTATTGCCCAAGCTCATGAGCGAACGCTAAAACTGCTGAAGCTGATGGATGAAATTCTCAACGTTGCCAGAGCTGAACATGGTACCAATAAATTAGATATTCAGCCTAGACCTTTAGCCCAAATTTTGGAGGAGGTTCATGACTTAACTTATATGCTGGCGGCAAATCGTAATTTTCCCTTGCAATTATTACCCGCCGATCCAGAAATTTATGTTTTGACAGATTACCTCTGGCTCCGCCAAGTCTTAATAAGTTTAATAGATACTGCTATTGCTCAGATGGAGGAAGGTAGCATCTGTATTTCTAGTAGCACAATACCTACAAATAATTTTATAAATATTTGGCTGGATGTACCAACTCATGCTGTATCCTGGAGCGAGCCGATTGATTTGCTCAAATCTGAAGATATACCGACCCAGATTGACGAAAAGAACGCTGCTCTTTCTCCGGGAATGAGGCTATTAATCAATCAGACTTTGGTAGAAGTTATGGGAGGAAAGTTAGAAATTCTGCCTTCTACCATTGTCAAGGAACCACTTCAGCAACTTAGCAGACTACAAATATCTATCCCCCTAGTGATTCCTGAAGCTGAACTTCTGTAG
- a CDS encoding L-threonylcarbamoyladenylate synthase: MTQVSLTDLIVGARAGLLVSFPTDTVPALAAIPEKAALIFAAKQRSQDKPLILMAAKAEDLWQYVKGSENEYKVWQELADKYWPGGLTLVLPASQHLPKVMNPIDPTTIGIRVPNSAIAQSILAQTGPLATTSANFSGQPPLQTMAEIETQFPQVLTLATTECQGEMSGMGVPSTVAKWTGINWQILRQGAIKLEISIDNQI; encoded by the coding sequence GTGACGCAAGTTTCCCTCACAGACCTAATAGTTGGCGCACGCGCTGGCTTGTTGGTGAGTTTTCCCACTGATACTGTTCCTGCACTTGCAGCTATACCAGAAAAAGCAGCATTAATTTTTGCGGCAAAGCAACGCAGTCAAGATAAACCTTTGATTTTGATGGCGGCTAAAGCTGAAGATTTGTGGCAGTATGTCAAAGGTAGTGAGAATGAGTATAAAGTTTGGCAAGAACTAGCAGATAAGTATTGGCCAGGAGGGCTGACATTAGTTTTGCCAGCTAGTCAACACCTGCCAAAAGTTATGAACCCTATTGATCCAACAACAATTGGGATTCGAGTACCGAACAGTGCGATCGCTCAATCTATTTTGGCCCAAACAGGCCCTCTTGCCACCACTAGCGCCAATTTTTCCGGTCAGCCGCCTTTACAAACAATGGCAGAAATTGAGACTCAGTTTCCTCAAGTTCTGACTTTAGCAACAACAGAATGCCAGGGTGAAATGTCGGGGATGGGTGTACCTTCCACTGTTGCTAAATGGACAGGAATAAATTGGCAGATTTTGCGGCAAGGAGCGATCAAGTTAGAGATTTCGATTGATAACCAGATATAG
- the prmC gene encoding peptide chain release factor N(5)-glutamine methyltransferase, with translation MGEKHLIVSGLQLWQWRNAALEAAIATDVPPTEVDWLLLEVAGLDRLALRLESFKNWPQIQLQLPLEELEQLWQRRLNDRLPVQYITGVTPWRNFKIVVSSAVLIPRPETECLIDLAKASVSNASGHWADLGTGSGAIAIGLADVLPNATIHAVDYSVQALAIAQTNADNLGFADRIRFYQGSWWEPLALLKGQFSGIVSNPPYIPTSTLPTLQPEVVNHEPHLALDGGADGLDCIRHLVEISPSYLQSGGVWLIEMMAGQADAVQELLQNQGNYCNIQIHADLAGIERFALAYRS, from the coding sequence ATGGGGGAGAAACATCTGATAGTTTCTGGTTTACAACTTTGGCAGTGGCGAAATGCAGCTCTCGAAGCAGCGATCGCCACTGATGTTCCACCAACGGAGGTAGATTGGCTACTTTTAGAGGTAGCTGGCTTAGACCGCTTGGCCCTGCGTTTGGAGTCTTTTAAAAACTGGCCGCAAATTCAACTGCAATTGCCGCTAGAAGAGTTAGAACAACTGTGGCAAAGGCGATTAAATGACCGCTTACCAGTGCAATATATTACGGGAGTTACACCTTGGCGTAATTTTAAAATTGTGGTGTCAAGTGCGGTTTTGATTCCCAGACCAGAGACAGAGTGCTTAATTGATTTAGCTAAAGCATCTGTTAGCAATGCTTCAGGACACTGGGCAGATTTGGGTACTGGCAGTGGAGCGATCGCCATTGGATTAGCAGATGTCTTGCCAAATGCCACTATTCATGCTGTTGATTACAGTGTTCAAGCTTTGGCGATCGCCCAAACCAACGCTGATAATTTGGGTTTTGCTGACCGCATTCGATTTTATCAAGGTTCCTGGTGGGAACCACTGGCATTGTTAAAAGGTCAGTTCAGTGGTATTGTGTCGAACCCTCCTTACATCCCCACCAGCACTTTACCGACTTTGCAACCAGAAGTAGTTAACCATGAACCGCATTTAGCTTTAGATGGTGGCGCTGATGGCTTAGATTGCATTCGCCATTTGGTAGAAATCTCTCCTAGTTATTTGCAATCTGGCGGCGTGTGGCTAATAGAGATGATGGCTGGACAAGCCGATGCAGTGCAAGAACTTTTGCAAAATCAAGGTAATTATTGCAATATTCAAATTCACGCGGACTTAGCTGGAATTGAACGATTTGCCCTGGCTTATAGAAGTTAG
- a CDS encoding Tic22 family protein, with the protein MKSFIRLGATLSIAGSVFFTGLSGIGNLPGMGNLEAIALPQNEVVKKLQEVPVFTLTNPKGEFVVLSRTNASKPISQVGFFISKQDAQKFLDNRLKKENPQLASTLQVRPLSLADYYKIVQESKKKPDSVIYTLVPTQAQVASATSMLNQNGKKAEQFNGIPLFVPKFKKDNSYLTIPVAKGSERYIPFFFEKEQAVALLDEFKKAVPKEADNTEIQVVDLYGVLEALNSSNDPSINKIVLYPSRESINFIRSLAPNQSPAAPAPKK; encoded by the coding sequence ATGAAATCATTTATTCGCTTGGGCGCAACATTGAGTATAGCTGGCAGTGTATTTTTCACAGGGCTTTCAGGAATAGGCAATTTACCAGGAATGGGCAATCTAGAGGCGATCGCATTGCCACAAAATGAGGTAGTGAAAAAGCTCCAGGAAGTACCTGTATTCACACTCACCAATCCCAAGGGCGAATTTGTAGTTCTTTCGAGAACCAACGCATCCAAGCCGATCTCGCAAGTGGGATTTTTTATTAGCAAGCAAGATGCTCAAAAATTCCTTGACAATCGGCTCAAAAAAGAAAATCCCCAGTTGGCAAGCACCCTACAGGTTAGACCCTTGTCCCTGGCAGACTACTACAAAATAGTACAAGAAAGCAAAAAGAAACCAGACTCCGTAATTTATACTTTAGTGCCGACGCAAGCACAGGTAGCTTCGGCAACAAGTATGCTAAATCAAAATGGTAAAAAAGCGGAGCAATTCAACGGTATTCCCTTATTTGTACCCAAATTTAAGAAAGATAATAGCTATCTAACTATTCCCGTAGCCAAAGGCAGTGAGCGCTACATCCCTTTCTTTTTTGAGAAAGAGCAAGCAGTCGCTCTGTTAGACGAATTCAAGAAAGCCGTACCCAAGGAAGCAGACAACACTGAAATTCAGGTAGTGGATTTGTACGGTGTTCTAGAAGCTCTCAATAGCAGCAACGATCCTAGTATCAATAAAATTGTTCTGTATCCATCGCGGGAGTCGATCAACTTTATTCGATCGCTGGCTCCGAATCAGTCACCAGCTGCGCCCGCCCCGAAAAAATAA
- a CDS encoding GNAT family N-acetyltransferase yields MGFWKTWFSTPESVATTRTNPFEEHTVGTAGNSSPSGISDASAKEARIVFSTERDIDLYELEELCDAVGWSRRPLRKVKKAIEHSFLVASMWQVRGNQKRLIGFARATSDHAFNATIWDVVVHPDFQSQGLGKALMKYVLKKLRSEEISNVTLFADPHVVDFYRTMGFMADPEGIKGMFWYPH; encoded by the coding sequence ATGGGTTTTTGGAAAACTTGGTTTAGTACTCCTGAATCTGTAGCGACAACTAGGACAAACCCCTTTGAAGAGCATACAGTGGGAACTGCGGGCAACTCCAGCCCCAGTGGCATTAGTGATGCTTCTGCAAAGGAGGCTCGGATCGTCTTCAGTACGGAACGAGACATTGACCTATATGAGCTAGAAGAACTCTGTGATGCAGTTGGTTGGTCACGTCGTCCTCTAAGAAAAGTAAAAAAAGCTATTGAGCATAGTTTTCTCGTCGCCTCAATGTGGCAGGTGAGAGGAAACCAAAAGCGGCTCATTGGTTTTGCCCGTGCTACTTCAGATCACGCTTTTAATGCCACTATTTGGGATGTGGTGGTTCACCCAGACTTTCAAAGTCAAGGATTGGGCAAGGCGCTGATGAAATACGTTCTCAAAAAACTTAGGAGTGAGGAAATTAGTAATGTCACTCTCTTCGCCGATCCCCATGTTGTAGATTTCTACCGAACGATGGGGTTTATGGCTGATCCAGAAGGCATCAAAGGTATGTTCTGGTATCCTCACTAG
- a CDS encoding alpha/beta fold hydrolase encodes MATIEILGVPHAYELTAPTSCPHALVFIHGWLNSRGYWQPVISRLSDDLQCLSYDLRGFGESQSQVKTDFSRTQTSLSLTPISNSAVGSPMESLYTPAAYAQDLAVLLKQLNITSAWLIGHSLGGTIALWGADQIPECVKGVICINAGGGIYLKEAFEQFRSAGQKFLQIRPRWLSQVPLIDLLFTRASVVRPLERFWARQRVIDFVVADPEAALGTLLDSTTEEEINRLPELVSQLKQPVYFLAGAEDKVMEPKYVRHLASFHRLFQYCGDNVLEIPNCGHLAMLEQPDAVADHIRAIVNSYRI; translated from the coding sequence ATGGCAACTATCGAAATCTTGGGCGTTCCACACGCATACGAGCTAACGGCTCCCACTTCCTGCCCCCATGCTTTAGTATTTATCCACGGTTGGCTAAATAGCCGTGGATATTGGCAACCTGTGATTTCCCGCCTATCAGATGATTTGCAGTGCCTTTCCTATGATTTGCGGGGTTTTGGTGAATCGCAATCCCAGGTAAAAACCGATTTTAGTCGAACACAAACGTCTCTGAGCCTGACGCCCATCTCCAATAGTGCGGTTGGCTCACCAATGGAATCTCTTTATACTCCTGCTGCTTATGCTCAGGATTTAGCAGTTCTCCTGAAACAGCTAAATATTACCAGTGCTTGGCTAATTGGTCACTCATTGGGTGGAACGATCGCTCTTTGGGGAGCAGATCAAATACCTGAGTGTGTTAAGGGTGTGATCTGTATCAATGCCGGCGGTGGTATTTACCTCAAAGAAGCCTTTGAGCAGTTTCGCTCGGCGGGTCAGAAATTTTTGCAAATCCGTCCGCGCTGGCTGTCTCAAGTGCCTTTGATTGATTTGCTGTTTACCAGAGCTAGCGTGGTTCGTCCTTTGGAGCGCTTTTGGGCACGTCAGCGGGTAATTGATTTTGTCGTGGCTGACCCAGAGGCGGCTCTGGGAACTCTGTTAGACTCCACAACGGAAGAAGAAATCAATCGTTTACCTGAGCTAGTATCCCAACTGAAGCAGCCGGTTTATTTTTTGGCTGGTGCGGAAGACAAGGTTATGGAACCCAAGTATGTGCGCCATTTAGCGAGCTTTCACAGACTCTTCCAATATTGTGGTGACAATGTTCTAGAAATTCCTAATTGCGGACACCTAGCTATGTTGGAACAACCCGATGCTGTAGCTGACCATATCCGAGCGATAGTCAATAGTTATAGGATATAG